The segment CGCGGCTGGCAGGCGAACCACCCGGCGACCACGCCCGGGACGGCGGTGGCGGCGAGCACGACCAACGGTGTCGTCCACGACCCTGTCGCCTCGCGGACCAGGCCGAGGCCGATCGGCCCGAGGCAGGCCAGCCCGTAGCCGATGCCCTGGACGAATCCGGACACGGTCGAGGCGGACTGCGGGGTCCGCGTCCGGTGGTTGATGAGGGTCATGCAGAGCGGGAACGTGCTCACGCCGATGCCCAGGGCGCACACCCACAGCACGGTGCCGTCGAGCGGCGAGACAGCCAGGCCGACGTAGCCGAGGACCAGGACGACCGAGCACGCCACGACGACCACGAACGGGTTGCGCATCCGGGTGGCGACCTGCGGGACCACCACGGCTGCGAGCACCCCCCACGCCGAGTAGAGGCCGACCATCGCGCCGCCGAGTGACGCGCTGCCACCGGCATCGGTGAGCACCGCCGGCACCCACGTGATGATGCTGTAGTTGGACAGCGACATCATCGCGAACAGGACCACCAGCCCCCAGACCGTCGACGACCGACCGACCCTGAGCTTGACGGTGGGCGTCGCGGCGACGGCCGGTACGTGGTGGTCGGCGGGCAGCTTGACCGCGAGCACGCACCAGACCAGCGCAGCCACCGCTGCCGGGGCTGCCCAGATCCCCACCGAGACCCGCCAGCCCGCTGCCTCGGCAACCGGCACGGCCAGGAGGGGTGCCACGAACTGCCCGGTCTGCATCAGCAGCAGGTACGACGACGTCCACAGGGCGATGCGATCGGCGAACCACGCCTTGATGAGCGGCACGAGCACGACGTTGGCGGCGCCGATGCCCGCCAGCGCCAGGACGGTCGACGCGACCAGCACGGCCGGCGTCGGGGAGAGCGCCCGCAGCACGAGGGAGACTGCCGAGAGGCCGAGGGCGGCGGTGGCGGTGCGCTCGAGGCCGTACCTCCTCGTCACGACCGGGGCCAGGAAGCCGAAGACGGCGAACGTCGCCGCCGGCACCGTGCCCAGCAGGCCGGCGAGGGCGATTCCGAACCCCAGGTCCGACCCGATGATCTCCAGCAGCGGCGTGATGCCCGTGACCGCGGTCCGCAGGTTCAGCGCCGTGAGGGCGATCGCGAGCCCGGCCCACAGCGCGAGGCGTCCGCGGGTGGCCGGGCCTGATCCTCCGGGGGTGGGTGCGGTGGCGGTGGGGATGGTCAACACTTGCTCCGAGGTCGCGACGAATGATGGGATCATGGGATGAATCACGGTGAGTCTGGCACAACCCCGCCGGTGCGTCGAGTGGGGCTGATCGACCAGGTCGCCGCGCGCTTCCAGGAGGAGATCACCTCCGGCCGGTGGCCGGTCGGCGAGCGGATCCCCGTCGAGGCCGACCTGGTTGCTGCCTTCGGCGCCGGCCGGAACACCGTCCGCGAGGCGCTGCAGTCCCTCGTGCATGCAGGTCTCCTCAGCCGGGAGCAGGGCCGCGGCACGTTCGTGATCTCGACCTCAGAGCTCAGCGGGTCGCTCGCCCGGCAGCTGGCCGGCGGCAGCAGGCACCACTACCTCGAGCTGCGCCTCGCACTCGACAGCACCGCCGCCTCGCTCGCCGCGTTGCGTCGGACGGACGCCGACATCGAGCTGCTCCGTGAGCTCAGGACCCGGCGCGAGGAGAGCTGGTCGTCGGACGACCCCGATGTCCGGGCGGCGGCGGACCTCGCGCTGCACCGAGCGATCGTGGCGGCGACGCACAACCCCCTCTACCTGCAGCTCTACTCGAGCGTGACCGACGTCTTCGCGAGCCACATGCGACACGAGGAGTCCGGGGACGACGACGCGTCGCACCGCCACCACCACGACCTCGTCGAGGCGGTCGCAGCGGGCGACGCGGACCGTGCGTCCGCCCTCGTCCGGTCGATCTTCGACCCCTTCATGCACTGAGCCGACGTCAGGCGATCACGGCACGGGTCGACTCGTACGCTCCTCCGCCGGCGGTCGGGGCAGCTGGGCCCGGAACCACACCGCGACGAGACCGGCGATCACCCCGCTCGCCGAGATCAGCACGGTGACAACGTCGGACTGCACCCTGAGGAACGGCGCCAGGACGGGCCGAGCCAGGACAACCACCGTGGCAGCCGCCCCGACGAAGGCGAGGACAGCCGGGGCCCGCCCCGGCATGCGGCGGCCCACCAGGAGCATCAGGACGACCCCGACCGCGCCGCCGAGGACAAACCCCACCCCGCCACCGAGCAGTGCTCCGAACACACCGAGGCCGAGGACAGCGCCGGGGATTCCGATGGCGTCACCTGCCAACGCACCTGCACCGAACACGTCCACAAGGACCACCACCACGGCAAGGACGGCACCCACGAAGGCACCCGTTGTCAGCCCGAGGAGCGACAGCCAGAGCCAGCCCGGCTCCGGTCGCCAGCGCCACCTCTCCGCACGCCGCTCCATGAACTGACCGTAGTGGCTCGGTGCAGGTCGCGCAGGGCACCGGACAGTGGCATCGTGAACTGATGAGCGGTGACCTTCCACGGCCAGTACGGGTCTTCACGCCGGCTGACTTGGCGCCGGCAGACCCCACGCCTGGCATGAGCCGCGCCCTGGCATTCGAGCTCCCGCTGCTCTGGGCCGGCCAGGTCGAGACCGAGCCGGGAGCGGTATCAGGCTGGCACCACCACGACCGCAACGAGTCGAGCCTGTACATCGTGCGTGGTGTGCTGAGACTTGAGTTCGAGGGCTACGACGGTTACCTGGATGCCGGCCCGGGCGATTTCGTGCACGTACCGGCCTGGACCGTCCACCGTGAGTCCAACCCCGGCCGCGAGCCATCCTTCGCGGTGATCGCCCGGGTGGGCGGTGGTGTCCCGACCGTGAACGTCGACGGGCCCGCAGGGCGCTGACCGGGTCCACGCTGGGTACAGCCATTCATCCCGGGGGGCGCGTGCCGCATGCACGGCCGATCGTCGCCCTCATCGCGGCGCGGTCCTAAGGTTGCTGCATGCCTGGAGCACCCGACCACCGCATCGCCTACACCGCACTCCAGCCGGGTACGCCGGTGCAGACGAGCGATGGGTACGACTTCGCCACCGTCCAAGCCGTTCTGGTCGATGAAAAGGTCTCGGTGTTCGACGGCATCGTCGTCGAGACTGCGGAAGGTGCACGGTTCGTGGATGCGGACCAGGTCGCCTCGATCTACACCACCCATGTCCGCACGACGTTGTCCAGGGAGCAGGCGAGGAACCTGGCGTTGCCAGAGGCATCGACCCTGATCGACGTCAAGCCACCGAGATCGATGGCCGCCCGGTTGGGCCGCATGTTCGGTCGAAGGAAGCTCTAGCGTCGAGCCGATGCGAGCCGGCGGTCCCTCGCACAGACTCGGTGTCGTTGATGCTCACCCTCCGCGGGTGAGCGGCGAACACCGTCCGCGGTGCCACACTGCGGCACACCGGTCGCCCGACCGGACCTGCGAAAGGGCCCTGCCATGGACTCCAATATCAACGGCTTCGGGGACGTGCTCCTCTGGTCCTTCTGGTTCTTCATCTGGATCGCCGCACTCATGGTCTGGTTCCGATGCCTGTTCGACCTGTTCGGTGACCACACGCTCAGCGGCTGGGGCAAGGCCGGATGGGCGCTGCTCCTCATCCTCGTGCCCTGGTTGGGCGCCCTGATCTACCTGATCGCCCGCGGCCGCAGCATGAACGAACGGCAGCTCAGCAGGGCAAAGGAGATGCAGGCCGCGCAGGAGCAGTACATCCAACAGGTCGCCGGCACGTCGACCACACCTGCCGACCAGATCGCCAACGCGAAGGCGCTGCTCGACTCCGGCACCATCGACCAGAGCGAGTTCGACACGCTGAAGGCCAAGGCTCTCGCCTGAACCACCCGCCTGAACCCCCAGGGCCGCAGTCGTCACGAGCGACCTGTGGGGAGGCGAGCCAGCATCGGCGGCAGCCGGCTCCTCGAGCTGCTCGTCCTCGCCCACTCCGCGTCAGCGGCGCACCTCGCACTGCCGTCGCTGCTCACCGCCGATGCACCGGTCCCGCCCGGGACCACCGACGAGCTGGTCGCGCCCGGGACCACCGACGAGGAGGTCGTTGCGCGAACCGCCCACGAGGATGTCGGCCCCACGATGCCCGTACGCCTTCACCCGCATGCCGCCGCTCACCGACAGGCGGTCGCGCCCGGGGCCGCCCAGGTAGGTCAGGCTGCCGGGACGCCCGGAGAACCTGACGTCCTCGACGCCCTCGTAGCGCGCCCGCTTCGCGCCGCCGACCGTCACGCGCTTGCGCGGCACGTCGATGACGTACCTCGAGCCCCGCGGGAACTCCGACTTCGGCGCCCGCAGCCGGACGACGTCGCGTCGCCCGCCGCCGCCGTCCACCTCGATCCGCGTCCTGCGGGTGAGGTCGGCGTCGATCTCGTCGTTGCCCGATCCGCCATGGACCGTGGCGCCGAGCTCGGCAACGAGGTAGTCGTCGCCACCACCGCCGCCGATCGCGCTGCCGCGTCCGTGAGCCTCCACGAAGTCCCCGCCGTCGTCGCCGTGAAACCGGTCGCGTCCCTTGTCCGGCGACATGATGTAGTCGTCGCCGTCACCCCCGCGCACCACGTCGTCGCCCTTCCCCGGCTCGAGCTCGTCGTCACCGCCGAGCGCGAGGATGCGGTCGTCGCCGGCGCCGCCGACGATGCGGTCCGGCCCGTCCGTCCCGGTCAGCACGTCGTCGTACGCCGAGCCCACGATCCCGCCGGAGAAGGCGGGCACCACGATCGTGTCCGTGCCCTCACCTGTCGCCGTACCGGCCGAAAGGTCCACGGCCACCGGACCGGGTGCGTCCTCGTAGACGACCCTGTCGTAGCGAGCCGGCCGGTCCACGTCGTCGACGTTCGCCGACGCGGGGTCGTCGCCCAGGTCCACGTGGTCGTTCCCGGGACCCGGCACGAGCGTGTCGCCGGCGTAGCCGTCGTCGGGGACGTAGTAGTCGTCGAGGCCACCGAACAGCCGGTCGCCGCCCGGCCCGCCGACCAGCGTGTCGGCGTTGCCGAGCCCGCAGATGGTGTCGTTGCCCGCACCCCCGTCGATGGCGTCCCGGGCGTACGTGCCGAGGATGACGTCGTCACCCGGCGTGCCGGTGGTCGGCGTACCGGGGACGACGACGATCGAGGGCACCTTCCCGTCACAGGTCGCCTCGGCCGTCGCGGGACCAGCGGCCAGGACCACGACGCCGAGCGGCACCAGGGCGATCAACGAGACAGTGATGGGGATGCGTCGCATGGCTCTCCTCCGAGTGGGTCGGTCTCCGTCTGCGGGCCGTGAGAAGTGTGACGCACGGACCAGGACGGAAGTTGTGGGTCGACCCGTCCTGGGTTCCCCTTGCGGACGGCTCGATCCACGTTCACGGCATGAGCGGATGGGTCGAGGTACGCAGCACGCGGCGGAAAGACGCAGTCGCCGTGCGCGCGGAATGCGGCATGATCGGGCGCATACGAGTGGAGGGGCGGGACGGTGAGGGCCGATCCGGACAGTGGGTTCTGGTTCCACGATGAGTGGATTCCTGATCCCTACGAGTGGCTCGAACGGTTCGACGACCCTGAGGTGATGGGCTGGATCGCGGAGCAGGAGGCCGCCACCCACGCGCTCCTCGACGCGGTCCCGACGCGGGACCGGTTCCGCGCCGCGGTGTCCCGTGCGTCGCGCTATGAGCGGCTGTCCCGGCCGATCCGCGCGGGAGGACGCGAGTTCGTCTGGCAGGCCCGTCCCGACGACGAGAAGCTCGCGCTGCGGATGCGCCGCGAGCCGGACGGGCCGCTCGAGACCGTGCTCGACCCGAACACCTGGCCAAGCACGGACGCGCTCGTGTACGCCGTACCGTCACCCGACGGCAGGCTCGTCGCCTTCGGCATGGCGACCGGCAGCACCCACGACGCGCGGATCCAGATCCTCGAGATCGACACCGGAACCGTTCTCGCCGACGAGCCCAGCGGCACGAGCCACTATCGCCCCGCGTGGCGACCGGACTCGGCGTCGTTCTTCTACCCGGCGGTCGCCGACGGCAAGGAGGTCATCCTCGAGCACCGCATCGGCACGGCTCAGGATCGGCAGGTCTTCGGCGGTCACGCCGACTACTGGTGCTGGGTCGACGTGACCGAGTGCGGCCGGTACGCCGTCCTGTACCAGTGGGACTTCGTCCACGCCAACACCGTGTCCCTGCTGAGGCTGGCCGACGACGAGCTGATGCCGGTGACGACGACCATGCAAGCCGTGAACCAGGTCCAGGTGGTCGACGACGACCTGCTCATCGTCACCGACCTCGGGGCACCACGCGGCCGGCTGTGCAGGGCATCGCTGATGAGTCCCACCGTGTGGCACACCGTCATCGCGGAGAGCAACGACACTCTGCAGACCGTCAGCGGGATCGGTGGCCACCTGTATGCGGTCTACTCCCACGCGGCGTCGCACCGGATCACCGTGCACGCCGCCGACGGCGCCAAGATCCGCGACGTCGCACTGCCCGGTCTCGGCTCGGTCAATGGGAACGAGGGGGGCGGGGTCGTCAGCGGCGTCACCGGAAGCTGGAACGGCGACGAGGTGTGGGTCGAGTTCCAGTCGTTCGTCCAGCCCTTGTCGATCTACCACTACGACGTCGACGACGACGAGCTCACCGGGTACCACGTTCCCGATGCGGCGATCGACGCCGCGACCGAACAGGTCTGGTACGAGTCGATGGATGGCACACAGGTGTCGATGTTCATCGTGCGGCCCAGGGGGACGGACGGACCACTGCCGACGCGGCTGAGTGGGTACGGCGGGTTCAACATCGACGTCTCGCCGTGGTTCTCACCGGTGCATGCGGCCTGGCTCGAGGCCGGCGGGGCGCTTGCCTTCCCCAACATCCGCGGCGGTGGTGAGTACGGACGCGAGTGGCACGAGGCGGCGGTCGGGACCAACCGGCAGAACGCATTCGACGACTACATCGCGGCCGCCCGCTGGCTGGTCAGGAACGGCTACACGACGACCGACCAGCTGGTGTCGCGCGGGAACAGCAACGGTGGCATCCTCGTGGCGGTCACCGCCCTGCAGGCGCCAGACGCGTTCCGGGCCGTGTTCTGCCGGGCGCCGACGCTGGACATGATCCGGTTCACCCGGTTCGACAACGGGCGGACCGCGACCGTCGAGTTCGGCTCGCCCGAGGACCCGGTCGAGGGTGCCTACCTCGCCGGGTACTCGCCGTACCACAACGTCCGACCAGGGGTCCGCTACCCCGCGATCGCGTTCGTACCGGCGATGAACGACAAGCTGGCGCCGCCGTACGACCCGGTGAAGATGGTCGCCCGGATGCAGGCAGACGCGACCGACGGCGGGCCGTACCTGTTGCTGCCACTGCGCGACTCCGGGCACAGCGGCGGCACCACCCGCGCCGCCCTGATCGAGCAGGACGTCGACGAGCTGTGCTTCTACGCCTGGGCACTGTGGCACGGGTTCACGCAGTAGTGGCCCGCCGCCATGGCACGGAGATGGGCTCGAATCACACAACCCGGACGCCCTGATCGAGATTGCCAAGTGGGCTTCTGCGGACGCGCAGGCGGCTGCCGTGGAACAGGCGATGGCATCAGGGGTGTACGGCCCTGTCTTCGAGCTGGTGGCGGCACCGCTGAAGGCGACCCGCATCGATCAACTCGACAGCCGCGCGTGAACAACCACCACCGTCGCGAAGCAGTTGTCTGTCGACACCTGTTCGAATCGGGCTCTCGAGGCGCTGCGGTCCGGGCCAGACGCGGCGCTCGGCGACGTGCGGGCTGACCCCCAGGTAGGTGTGCATCCTGGCCAGCACCTGGACGCCGCCCATGTGGTCAGCCCCCGAGCACGGCACGTCGTACGAGCGCGTCCATCACCCGGTCAGGCAGCAGCCGACCAAGCCACGCTTGGGCGACGGCGTCTCTCCCGACCAGGTACCGGGTGCGTGGCCGTTTCGCGGTCAGCGCCCGACCGACGACCTCGGCCACGTCCTCTGCCGGCAGTCCGTCGCGTGAGCCCCGGTCGGCGAGCGCATGAACCGCGTCGACCATTCGAGCGTACCGACGCTGGACCTCAGGCTCGACCCCCGCCCAACGGTCGTCGCCGGCGAGCCGCCCCCGCTCCCAGATCGGCGTGGCGATCGCGCCGGGCTCGATCGCCACGACCCGGACGCCCAAGGGCCCGACCTCGCGGCGCAGGACGTCGGTGAAGGCCTCGATCGCGAACTTCGAGGCGGAGTACGGCCCGAACAGCGGACCTGCCACACGTCCCCCGATCGAGCTCATCATGACAACCCGGCCCCGCGCGTCGATCAGGCCGGGCAGCAGTGTCCGGGTGACGGCGACCTGTCCC is part of the Nocardioides cavernae genome and harbors:
- a CDS encoding MFS transporter encodes the protein MTIPTATAPTPGGSGPATRGRLALWAGLAIALTALNLRTAVTGITPLLEIIGSDLGFGIALAGLLGTVPAATFAVFGFLAPVVTRRYGLERTATAALGLSAVSLVLRALSPTPAVLVASTVLALAGIGAANVVLVPLIKAWFADRIALWTSSYLLLMQTGQFVAPLLAVPVAEAAGWRVSVGIWAAPAAVAALVWCVLAVKLPADHHVPAVAATPTVKLRVGRSSTVWGLVVLFAMMSLSNYSIITWVPAVLTDAGGSASLGGAMVGLYSAWGVLAAVVVPQVATRMRNPFVVVVACSVVLVLGYVGLAVSPLDGTVLWVCALGIGVSTFPLCMTLINHRTRTPQSASTVSGFVQGIGYGLACLGPIGLGLVREATGSWTTPLVVLAATAVPGVVAGWFACQPRFVEDDASRVAR
- a CDS encoding FadR/GntR family transcriptional regulator, whose product is MRRVGLIDQVAARFQEEITSGRWPVGERIPVEADLVAAFGAGRNTVREALQSLVHAGLLSREQGRGTFVISTSELSGSLARQLAGGSRHHYLELRLALDSTAASLAALRRTDADIELLRELRTRREESWSSDDPDVRAAADLALHRAIVAATHNPLYLQLYSSVTDVFASHMRHEESGDDDASHRHHHDLVEAVAAGDADRASALVRSIFDPFMH
- a CDS encoding cupin domain-containing protein, whose protein sequence is MQVAQGTGQWHRELMSGDLPRPVRVFTPADLAPADPTPGMSRALAFELPLLWAGQVETEPGAVSGWHHHDRNESSLYIVRGVLRLEFEGYDGYLDAGPGDFVHVPAWTVHRESNPGREPSFAVIARVGGGVPTVNVDGPAGR
- a CDS encoding SHOCT domain-containing protein, giving the protein MDSNINGFGDVLLWSFWFFIWIAALMVWFRCLFDLFGDHTLSGWGKAGWALLLILVPWLGALIYLIARGRSMNERQLSRAKEMQAAQEQYIQQVAGTSTTPADQIANAKALLDSGTIDQSEFDTLKAKALA
- a CDS encoding calcium-binding protein encodes the protein MRRIPITVSLIALVPLGVVVLAAGPATAEATCDGKVPSIVVVPGTPTTGTPGDDVILGTYARDAIDGGAGNDTICGLGNADTLVGGPGGDRLFGGLDDYYVPDDGYAGDTLVPGPGNDHVDLGDDPASANVDDVDRPARYDRVVYEDAPGPVAVDLSAGTATGEGTDTIVVPAFSGGIVGSAYDDVLTGTDGPDRIVGGAGDDRILALGGDDELEPGKGDDVVRGGDGDDYIMSPDKGRDRFHGDDGGDFVEAHGRGSAIGGGGGDDYLVAELGATVHGGSGNDEIDADLTRRTRIEVDGGGGRRDVVRLRAPKSEFPRGSRYVIDVPRKRVTVGGAKRARYEGVEDVRFSGRPGSLTYLGGPGRDRLSVSGGMRVKAYGHRGADILVGGSRNDLLVGGPGRDQLVGGPGRDRCIGGEQRRQCEVRR
- a CDS encoding prolyl oligopeptidase family serine peptidase; this translates as MRADPDSGFWFHDEWIPDPYEWLERFDDPEVMGWIAEQEAATHALLDAVPTRDRFRAAVSRASRYERLSRPIRAGGREFVWQARPDDEKLALRMRREPDGPLETVLDPNTWPSTDALVYAVPSPDGRLVAFGMATGSTHDARIQILEIDTGTVLADEPSGTSHYRPAWRPDSASFFYPAVADGKEVILEHRIGTAQDRQVFGGHADYWCWVDVTECGRYAVLYQWDFVHANTVSLLRLADDELMPVTTTMQAVNQVQVVDDDLLIVTDLGAPRGRLCRASLMSPTVWHTVIAESNDTLQTVSGIGGHLYAVYSHAASHRITVHAADGAKIRDVALPGLGSVNGNEGGGVVSGVTGSWNGDEVWVEFQSFVQPLSIYHYDVDDDELTGYHVPDAAIDAATEQVWYESMDGTQVSMFIVRPRGTDGPLPTRLSGYGGFNIDVSPWFSPVHAAWLEAGGALAFPNIRGGGEYGREWHEAAVGTNRQNAFDDYIAAARWLVRNGYTTTDQLVSRGNSNGGILVAVTALQAPDAFRAVFCRAPTLDMIRFTRFDNGRTATVEFGSPEDPVEGAYLAGYSPYHNVRPGVRYPAIAFVPAMNDKLAPPYDPVKMVARMQADATDGGPYLLLPLRDSGHSGGTTRAALIEQDVDELCFYAWALWHGFTQ
- a CDS encoding SDR family NAD(P)-dependent oxidoreductase, which produces MPAYAATRTPALVESWSPRVRAQRLDVTDPDQVAALADAVATGPGPLRALVNNAGIAVVGPVEALTVADWRQQLEVNVLGQVAVTRTLLPGLIDARGRVVMMSSIGGRVAGPLFGPYSASKFAIEAFTDVLRREVGPLGVRVVAIEPGAIATPIWERGRLAGDDRWAGVEPEVQRRYARMVDAVHALADRGSRDGLPAEDVAEVVGRALTAKRPRTRYLVGRDAVAQAWLGRLLPDRVMDALVRRAVLGG